One Vicugna pacos chromosome 12, VicPac4, whole genome shotgun sequence genomic window carries:
- the LOC102537712 gene encoding olfactory receptor 10AD1-like has translation MNGFIIFITWTDPRLNSPMYFFLGHLSFLDVCFITTTIPQMLIHLVVKNHTITFASCLTQMYLVFGVGVAECILLAFMAYDRFVAICHPLSYAQIMSQQVCVRLVSTAWFFGLINGILPECMSFWNPFCRDNHVENFREAPIVIALSCGDPQVSLRVIFADAIVVLLSPMVLIAISYARILASILGRASSSGRGKTFSTYASHLTVVIFFYTSAMFSYMNPRSTHGPDKDKPFSLLYTVITPMCNPIIYSFRNKEMKGAMVRALGRTSLSQAESV, from the coding sequence ATGAACGGcttcatcatcttcatcacctGGACAGACCCCAGGCTCAAcagccccatgtacttcttccttggCCACCTCTCCTTTCTGGATGTCTgcttcatcaccaccaccatcccacAGATGCTGATCCACCTGGTGGTCAAGAATCACACTATCACCTTTGCCTCCTGCTTAACCCAGATGTATCTGGTTTTTGGAGTGGGTGTGGCTGAGTGCATTCTCTTGGCTTTCATGGCCTATGACCGTTTCGTTGCTATCTGCCACCCACTTAGCTATGCCCAGATCATGAGCCAGCAGGTCTGTGTGAGACTGGTGAGTACTGCCTGGTTCTTCGGGCTGATCAATGGCATCCTGCCTGAGTGTATGTCATTCTGGAATCCCTTCTGCAGAGACAACCATGTAGAAAACTTCCGTGAGGCCCCCATAGTGATCGCCCTCTCTTGTGGAGACCCCCAGGTTAGTCTGAGAGTGATCTTTGCTGATGCCATTGTGGTGCTGCTCAGCCCCATGGTGCTCATTGCCATCTCCTATGCCCGCATCctggcctccatcctgggcaGGGCCTCCTCCTCAGGTCGGGGAAAGACTTTCTCTACTTATGCCTCCCATCTGACTGTGGTCATCTTTTTCTATACCTCAGCCATGTTCTCTTACATGAACCCCCGCAGCACACACGGTCCTGACAAAGACAAGCCTTTCTCCCTCCTCTACACCGTCATCACCCCCATGTGCAACCCCATCATCTACAGTTTtcgaaataaagaaatgaaaggggCCATGGTGAGGGCCCTTGGGAGGACCAGTCTTTCCCAGGCAGAGTCTGTCTAG